CGTTCTACGTGTCGCGCTACCTTTCCAATCCCATCGTGGAGCTGGCGTCCGCCGCGGCCCGCTTGGCCGGCGGCAACCTCGAGACCCGGGTCGAGATGAAGACCACCGGCGAAGTCCAGGTGCTGGTCGAGAGCTTCAACCGAATGACGGAACAGCTGCGCGAAACCATCGCCTCGCGCGAGCAGTCGGTACGATCGCTCGAGACCGAGGTGGTGGTCAGGAAGCGGGCGGAAGGCAAACTGAAGCGCCAGGCGGAGGAAATCACCAGAGCGCGCATAGCCGCCGAGGATGCCAGCCGCGCGAAATCGAGCTTCCTCGCCAAGATGAGCCACGAGATCCGGACTCCGATGATCGGGGTGTTGGGCATGACCGACCTGCTGAGAAGCACCGATCTGGGGCCGCGTCAGAAACGGCTGGTCGGGATCCTGCAGCACTCGGCCGAAACGCTGCTCAACATCATCAACGACATCCTGGACTTCTCACGGATCGAGGCGGGCAAGATGACGCTCGACAAGGTCGATTTCGACCTGCAGGAGCTGGTCAGCGACGTCGCCGAACTGCTGTCGGAGCCCGCCCAGAGCAAGACGCTGGAGATCGTCTATTCCCTGGGGGAAGAGGTGCCCGCGTGGCTCTCCGGCGACCCGCAACGGCTCCGGCAGGTGCTCATGAACCTGATCGGCAACTCGATCAAGTTCACCGAGCATGGCGAGGTCGAGGTCACCGTGGCGCAGGAAGCGACCGAGGGAGAGGCGATCACACTGCTGTTTCGTGTTCGCGATACCGGCATCGGCATCAATCTCGACGAGCGGACCGATCTCTTCGCGGCCTTCGAACAGGCCGACAGCTCGATCTCCCACCGCTACGGCGGAACCGGTCTGGGTTTGTCGATCGCCAACCAGCTGGTCACCATGATGGGCGGGAAGATGGGCGTCGAGAGCGAGCCCGGCAGCGGATCGACGTTCTGGTTCACCGCGACCTTCGGGCAATGCAGCCGAGACGAGGCCGAGGACGATGAAACCGGCTACGACCTGTCCGGCGTGCGGATCCTGCTCGCGGACGACAGTGCGGCGAACCGAGCCGTCTTGACCCGATACCTCTGCAGCTCGGGGTGCCGTTGCGACGAAGCCGCGAGCGGCAAAGAGGCCCTTTCCCTGATTCGGGACGGTGCGGATCGCGGCGACGCCTTCGATATCGCGGTGCTCGACATGCGGATGCCGGGCTTGGGCGGGCTGGAGCTGGCGCGGATCATCAAGTCGTCCGAAGAGATCGCCGAGACCGATATCGTTCTCCTGACCTCTCTTGGATGGGACGCGGAACAGGAACGGCGGCACCACGAAATGATCTCCGCCTTCCTGACCAAGCCGGTGCGCGCCGCGGAACTGCGCCGGCATGTCGCCCGGATCGCGCTGGATCTGACGGAGCCGGCCGCCGAGACCCCGCTGGTCGAGGCCGCGGGACCGGCGCAGCAGTCCGAGCCCCCGCTCGGTTTGCAGATTCTGCTCGCCGAAGACAATCACGTGAACCAGGAGGTCGCCCGCGAGTTCCTCGAGGATCTCGGATGCGGGGTCACGATCGTCGAGACCGGAACCGCGGCGGTCGAGGCCTGGGCGGACGGTGGCCACGACGCGCTCCTCCTGGATTGTCAGATGCCCGAGATGGATGGCTACGAAGCGGCCCGGCAGATTCGCGAGCAAGAGCGCCGCTTGGATGACAGGGTGAGAATTCCGATCATCGCGGTCACGGCCTTCGTGACCGCCGGCGAACGCGAGCGGTGCCTGGCCGCGGGCATGGACGACTACCTGTCCAAGCCCTTCAATCAGGTACAGCTCCGCAGTGTTCTAACGCGCTGGGCCCCGCTTGCGCAGTTGAGGCCCAAGGAGCCCGCGAGCGGCCCGGATGACCAGAGCACGCCCTCGCTGGACAGAGAGGTGATCGCCCAGCTTCGCAGTTTCGACGAGAGAACCGGTCGCCAGCTGCTCGCCAAGCTCACCGGTGTCTATCTGGCGGAAGCGCCGGTCCAGTTGGGTCAGCTCGCGGCGGCCGTCGAGCGCGAGGACAGCGCCGGCGCCTCGGTTCTGGCGCACGGACTCAAGACAAGCAGCGCGAACCTGGGCCTGGCGAAACTGGCCGGCCTGCTGAAATCCATGGAGCACAAGGGCCGGGAAAACGCTCTCGCCGAGCTTCCCGATCTGCTTGCCCAGGTCCGCAAGGAGTTTGACACGGCCCGGGCCGCTCTCGAGAGCGAGGTTCCCACCGCGGAGACGGCAGCGAAGAGCGCGTGATGGACAGCTTGGAGACCCCGGAAACCAGGCGATTGATCCTGATCGTCGACGATGATCTTGCTCAACGCATCATTCTGCGTGAGACGCTCGAGGAAGCCGGTTTCGACATCGAAGAAGCCAAGAGCGGCTCGGAAGGCATGGAGAAGGCCCGCGAGCTGACGCCCGACCTCGTCATACTCGACGTGATCATGCCAGATTTGGACGGCTTCTCGGTCTGCCGGTCGCTCAGGGCGGCGCCGGATACCCAGTATCTGCCGATCGTCATTTCGACCGGCCTGGAGGATGGGAAATCCATCGACGAGGCCTTCGCCGCCGGCGCCACAAGCTTTCTGACCAAGCCGATCAACTTCGATCTGCTCGGTCACCAGATCAACTACATACTCCGCGCCAGCCGGCAGGAACTGGAACTGCGCGCGGCGAAGCAGAAGGCCGAGCTGGCCAACCAGGCCAAGACCCACTTCCTGGCAAACATGAGCCACGAGCTGAGGACGCCGCTCAACGCCATCATCGGTTTTGCCGAGATGGCGGCCAAAGAGCTTCTGGGGCCGGTCAACAATCCGGAGTACATCGAGGCGGCGGAGAACATCGGTGAAGCGGGCGGCCACCTGCTGGGGATGATCAACGACATTCTCGAGCTATCGATGCTGGAAGTCGGCGAAGCCTCATTGATGGAAGAAAAGATAAGCCTCCATGAGCTGATCGACTATTGCCGGCGGGGCGTCGAAGGCAGGCTCGAGGAGGCGGGCCTGACTCTCGTTCTCGACGTGACCGAGCAGCTTCCGACGGTGACGGGAGACGAGCTCAAACTGCGGCGCGTCGTCTCCAGCCTTCTGTCGAACGCCATCAAGTTCACGCCGGCGACCGGTCAGATCAGGCTCTCCGCCGAGCTCGAGCCGCTCGGCGGCATCGCGATCCGGGTGCGGGACAACGGCATCGGCATGAATGCCAACGGGATCGAAACGGCGCTCGAGCCCTTCAGGCAGATCGATTCCGGCTTCGATCGCCGTTACGCGGGCGCCGGCCTCGGGTTGCCGCTCAGCAAGTCTCTGATCGAACTGCACGGCGGCAGCCTTGAGATCGAGAGCGGGCCCGGCGAAGGCACCTGCGTCACGCTTCGCCTGCCGCCGCCGCGCGTTCATCGGGAAGCCTGCGCGAAAGCTGTCTAAAGATCTATGGGGCCCTAACACCTATCGCCGGGCGATAGCGGGCTCGGCGTCGCCAATCTCTGTGAGCTCTCGCCAGAAGCGCAGAGGCGACAACTAGCTGCTTGCATCCTATCGCCCGCCCGAGACAGATTCACTCCGACTTTGGTATGGCTTCCACGTCGCCGGGCGATCACTAGGTTCTGTCGGATGTGCAGACTCTTGCCGTGGACCGGAATAGGGCCCGCCCTGCTCGGACTCCTGATGGGGACCCTGCTGTCAATCGCGCAGGTAGCCGCGGCGCGTGACGGAGCAGGCGCGGACGCAACCATGTCGCGCGCGGAGCTGGCCGCGCTGGTCATGCCGCCCTATTCCCTGGGCGAGCCGGTCAACGACCGCGGCGTCTGGTCGCTGTTGAACTCGGGCGGCGCCCTGGCGGGCTACGTCTTCGAGACGGAACCGCTCGCCCCTCTGCCCGGCTTTTCCGGCGCGCCGATCAACGTCTTCGTCATGCTCGACCTCGAGGGCCGGATCATCACGGCCAGGCTGATCGACCACAGCGAGCCGATCTTCATCTCCGGCCTCGGCTCGGCGCCGTTCCACAAGTTCTTCGAGCAGTATCGGGGGCATTCGATCTCGTCGACCTTGGTGGTCGGCGTGCCGTACGGCGCGGCCGACAAGGCCTCGTCGCTGGTCTATCTCGACGGCGTGACCAAGGCCACCGCGAGCGTGCGTATCGCCCACGAGAGCCTGCTGGCGGCCGCCCTCGCGGTGGCCCGCGAGAAGATGCAGGGCATCTCCACGGGACCGCCGGCCAGGCCCGATCCCGACCACGACGAAGAGCTGACCTGGGAGGACCTAGTCGTGCAGGGCCTGGCGACCCGCAAGCGGGTGAGCAACGCCGAGGTCCAGGCCGCCTTCGCCGGCACGCGCTGGGCCGACGACGATCCCGAAGCCCTGGAGGCGCCGGAGGAAGCCTACCTGGACCTCTGGATCGTCGATGTCGGGCCGAAGGCCATCGCGCGCGCGGCGCTGCACCCGGATACCTTCGAGGAGCTCCAGGAGTTCCTGGCGATCTCCGGCAGCGACGAGCCGATCCTGCTGATCGACGCGGGGCGCCACGGCCTGGTCTCCGAGACCTTCGTGCGCAACACCAGCCCGGACTGGCTGTCGGCCGAGCAGGACGGCCTGCCGGTCGCGCTGCGCGACGCCGATCTCTTCGTCGAGGTCGCCGAGGACGCGCCGGAAGGGACCGCCATGATCCTGCGGACCGACCGGCGCCTCGGCTTCGATCCGACCCGCGAGTGGATCCTGCACGTCCTGGCGGTGCGTGAGCACGGCTCGTTCCAGCCGGACACCGGGACCGCGACGCTCTCGGCGACGCATGCGACCGACGAGCGCTTCTTCCTTCGGGAGCAGGCGGTGGGCGTGCTGGATCCCCGGCTCGAGGCGCTGCGCAACCGGGCCGGCGACCTGGGCGCCCTCGGCGTTTTCCTACTCGGCCTGACCGGCATGCTGGCCTTCCGCATGGACCCCCTGGCGGGCCTTCGGCGATTCATCGACGTCCGCCTCGTGGTGCTCGCCGTGATGACCGTGTTCGTCGGCTGGTGGGGCCAGGGACAGCTCTCGATCGTCACTGTTATGGGAACGATCCGCGCGGCGCTCAACGGCGGCGACTTCAACTTCCTGCTCTACGATCCCTTCTCCCTGCTGATCTGGGTCGTTGCGATCGTCAGTTTCGTCGTCTGGGGGCGCGGCCTGTTCTGCGGCTGGCTCTGTCCCTTCGGCGCGCTGCAGGAGTTCGCGCACCACCTGGGCCTGCGCCTGGGTCTCCGGCAGATCGAGCCGAGCGAGCGCTGGGATCGCCGCCTCAAAGCGTTGAAGTACGTCCTGCTCGCGGGCCTCATCCTCTCCGTCTTCGTGGCGCCGCCGGCGCTGACCAAGACCTTCTCCGAGATCGAGCCGTTCAAGACGGCGGTCACGGTCTTCTTCGTGCGCGAGTGGTACTACGTGGCCTACGCCGCGGCCTGGCTGGTCCTCGGGCTGTTCCTGTTCAAGGGCTTCTGCCGCTACGTCTGCCCGCTGGGCGCCCTGATGGCGATCGGCGGGATGTTGCGGCGGCGCGACTGGATCGCGCGGCGCGCCGAATGCGGCTCGCCCTGCCAGCTCTGTCGCGTGCGCTGCAAGTACGGCGCCATCGAGAAGAGCGGCAGGGTCGCCTACTCCGAGTGCTTCCAGTGCCTGGACTGCGTCAAGATCTTCAACGACGTCCGCCAGTGCGTCCCCGAGGTGCTCAGGATCAAGAAGAAGCGGCGGTTGGCGGCATGAGCGTTCCCACTCGAGGTCGTCGGCGCTTTCTCCAGGTCGCCGGCTCGGTCCTGGCGGCGGCCGCGCTGCCGGCGAGCGCTCCAACCGAGCCCACGGTCAGATGGCGCGGACGCGCGCTCGGCGCGGAGGTCGAGATCACCCTGCGCGGACCGGAGAAGCCGGCCCGGCGGGCCCTCGAAGGTAGCCGGGAGGTGCTGCGGAGGATGGAGTCCCTCTTCAGCCTCTACGACCCGGCCTCGGCGTTGTCGCGCCTGAACCGGAGCGGGCGTCTCGACCGGCCCGACGCGGCCTTCCTCGACCTGCTGCGGCAGGCCGATGCCGTCGTGCGGGCGACCGGCGGCGCCTTCGACCCGAGCGTTCAGCCGCTGTGGCGCCTGCTGGCGGCGAGCGGCGGCGCGCCTGATCCCGCAGCGCTCCGGCACGCGACGGCCCTGGTCGGCTGGGAGGCGGTCGGGTTCGACGAGTCCGCCGTCCGCCTCGAGCGATCCGGGATGGCGCTCACCTTCAACGGGATCGCCCAGGGCTTCGCGACCGACCGGGTGAGCGAGGCGCTACACCGCGAGGGCTTTTTCCACACCCTGGTGAACGTCGGCGAGTTCCGTGCCGGCGGCGGTGTCTGGCGGATCGGCGTCGAGGACCCGGCCCTCGGCCTCGTCGCGGTGCGCCCCTTGACCCGCGGCGCCATTGCGACCTCGAGCCCCGCGGCGCTCTGGCTGAAGGCGGGCGAGATCGCCCACATCCTGAGCCCGCGGGAGCCGACGCGCCGGGCCCGCTGGTCGACCGTCAGCGTCGAGGCCGCGACGGCGGCCCAGGCGGACGGCTATTCCACCGCCTTCACCATGATCGAGGAGCCGGCGGTCCGCGGCATCCTCGCGGAGGTGCCCGGCCTGACCCGCGCCCTCCTGGTGGCGGAAGACGGGACGGTCAGGGAAAGGGGCCTACCAGTCGGGCGGGGTGAAGCTTAGTCCGTGCGCGTCGAAGATGGCCGCCAGTCGGCCGTCGTCGACCGCCGCCCGGATGGCGTCGTCGACGCTGTAGGCGAGCGGGCGGTAGTTGTGGCGGACGGCGACGCCCAGGGTCCATTCGCCGACCGCGAAGCCCGGGAGCGGCGGCGCGTGGACCGCGAGCTCGGCGGTCAGGCCGAAATCGAGCTGGGTCTTGCGCCCCATGACCGCCTGGACCTCGCCCTGCGCCAGGGCGACCATGGCCTCGGCCGTTGTCGGGAAGCGCCGGATGTTGGGCTGGAGCTGTCCGCCGGCGAAGGACGAGAGATAGAAGTCGGCGATCGAGTCGTTCTCGACGCCGACCTTGTCGAAGCGGAAGTAGGCCGGAGTCGGCGCGTCGCCGTCGGGGTAGGCGTCCCGCCGATAGGCGATGGCGATCTTCTCGTTGAAGTATTGCCCGGTCAGGACGACCTGCTCGTTTCGGCAGGCCAGGTCGTCGTTGTAGGGGACGTGGAGCATGATGTTGCTGACCCGGCCACCGATCAGCGGACCCTTCCAAACGTAGTTCCTGAGGTCGCCGTCGACGTTCTCGGCCGCCGCGACGAAGCGGAAGCGCGCCTCGACGCCAAGGAACTCCGCCACCAACCGGCCCAGGTCGATATCGACGCCCTTCGCCTTGCCGCCGTCACGCCAGGAATAGGGCGGGAACTCCTCGTAGACGGCGAACTCGATGTAACCGCGCTCGACGATCTCATCCAGGGACTGGCCGACGATGTCTCGGCTGGCGTTCTGCGGCTTCGGCCCGGGGACGTGGTCTTCGCACCGGGCCAGAGCCGCATCGGTGGGCGCTAGGAGGCAAACAAGCGCAATCGCGCATGCAAGCGCCCCGCCCCGCATCTACTTCGCCGCGGACAGACCGACGGTCAGGACGTCGGCGGCCGACTTGAAGCCGTGTGGCGTGCCGTCCAGCAGCAGGGCCGCCTGGGAGGCGACGGAATCGGCGATCGGCGCCCCCGACCCGGTCTCGATCAGGCCCGCGATGCCGAGCAGTTCCGTACGCAGTTCCTCGACGGTCGCGGCGTCGGCGCCGCCGTTCATCGTGCCGAGCTGATCGCGGATCTGCTTCAGGCGATCGTTGAAGGGGTCGAGGGCGCCCTCGTCGGGCCGGGTCTCGACGTAGGTCCGGATCGCCCACGCGGCCTTCTCGCCGAGCAGCTCGCCGAAGGCCGGCATCTTGGTGACGCCGCCCTGGGTGTAGCCGTTCAGGAACCGCTCCATGTACCACTCGTCGCCGTCCATGTCGGCCTCGAGGTAACGGAGGTCGGGCGCCAAGCCGCCGGACACCGCGCCCAGACCGTGACAGCGCGCGCAGTTCTGATTATAGCCCGAGGCGCCGATCTCGACGGCCTTCAGCCAGACCTCCTTGTCGGCATCCCGATAGGGGTTCTCCTCCAGCTCCTCGCCGATGTCCGGCAAGGCGTCGGTGTTGACCGGCTGCGGCGCGACCTCGCCATGGGCGTAGACCAGGGAGGAGAAGGCCATCGATCCCACGAGCAGGGCAATGGCGTGGCGCAGTCTCTTGGTTGTCGGGGTGGCCATGGTCGTCCTCCAGAGCAATCGTGGTTTCCAGGCATGTTTGACTGTCCCTTAC
The Kiloniellales bacterium DNA segment above includes these coding regions:
- a CDS encoding response regulator, whose translation is MATAENNGISIFLRILVVFLLVNIATSSILIVLAYNFSRDSLERRTKENIAQQIDTIHQIFSHQYIGALKRSLSTIAASTALNDYLQASVAEQIVEQKRLERMFLRLLKDFDDFQGASFVNGSGDVMIEVVGKARRRERINFETADSDPAGLLDAMAYDASAQLFKHLKSIPVLLSSGNMEWFMPPREMKVSRPFVDRNGTVSFVAGLAKIDLDTGTFGGVIMLRKSLAPFLAALRDVTFFDENPIWVFDANGQALQSPENARVTFDPAKFLKSGFQGSLEIVQVPSGIVAFQDFAITPGQPFLRVAVAIPSVLLVKDFSPAIRFFSLVLAGSLLVVFAVAFYVSRYLSNPIVELASAAARLAGGNLETRVEMKTTGEVQVLVESFNRMTEQLRETIASREQSVRSLETEVVVRKRAEGKLKRQAEEITRARIAAEDASRAKSSFLAKMSHEIRTPMIGVLGMTDLLRSTDLGPRQKRLVGILQHSAETLLNIINDILDFSRIEAGKMTLDKVDFDLQELVSDVAELLSEPAQSKTLEIVYSLGEEVPAWLSGDPQRLRQVLMNLIGNSIKFTEHGEVEVTVAQEATEGEAITLLFRVRDTGIGINLDERTDLFAAFEQADSSISHRYGGTGLGLSIANQLVTMMGGKMGVESEPGSGSTFWFTATFGQCSRDEAEDDETGYDLSGVRILLADDSAANRAVLTRYLCSSGCRCDEAASGKEALSLIRDGADRGDAFDIAVLDMRMPGLGGLELARIIKSSEEIAETDIVLLTSLGWDAEQERRHHEMISAFLTKPVRAAELRRHVARIALDLTEPAAETPLVEAAGPAQQSEPPLGLQILLAEDNHVNQEVAREFLEDLGCGVTIVETGTAAVEAWADGGHDALLLDCQMPEMDGYEAARQIREQERRLDDRVRIPIIAVTAFVTAGERERCLAAGMDDYLSKPFNQVQLRSVLTRWAPLAQLRPKEPASGPDDQSTPSLDREVIAQLRSFDERTGRQLLAKLTGVYLAEAPVQLGQLAAAVEREDSAGASVLAHGLKTSSANLGLAKLAGLLKSMEHKGRENALAELPDLLAQVRKEFDTARAALESEVPTAETAAKSA
- a CDS encoding response regulator; translation: MDSLETPETRRLILIVDDDLAQRIILRETLEEAGFDIEEAKSGSEGMEKARELTPDLVILDVIMPDLDGFSVCRSLRAAPDTQYLPIVISTGLEDGKSIDEAFAAGATSFLTKPINFDLLGHQINYILRASRQELELRAAKQKAELANQAKTHFLANMSHELRTPLNAIIGFAEMAAKELLGPVNNPEYIEAAENIGEAGGHLLGMINDILELSMLEVGEASLMEEKISLHELIDYCRRGVEGRLEEAGLTLVLDVTEQLPTVTGDELKLRRVVSSLLSNAIKFTPATGQIRLSAELEPLGGIAIRVRDNGIGMNANGIETALEPFRQIDSGFDRRYAGAGLGLPLSKSLIELHGGSLEIESGPGEGTCVTLRLPPPRVHREACAKAV
- a CDS encoding 4Fe-4S binding protein translates to MSRAELAALVMPPYSLGEPVNDRGVWSLLNSGGALAGYVFETEPLAPLPGFSGAPINVFVMLDLEGRIITARLIDHSEPIFISGLGSAPFHKFFEQYRGHSISSTLVVGVPYGAADKASSLVYLDGVTKATASVRIAHESLLAAALAVAREKMQGISTGPPARPDPDHDEELTWEDLVVQGLATRKRVSNAEVQAAFAGTRWADDDPEALEAPEEAYLDLWIVDVGPKAIARAALHPDTFEELQEFLAISGSDEPILLIDAGRHGLVSETFVRNTSPDWLSAEQDGLPVALRDADLFVEVAEDAPEGTAMILRTDRRLGFDPTREWILHVLAVREHGSFQPDTGTATLSATHATDERFFLREQAVGVLDPRLEALRNRAGDLGALGVFLLGLTGMLAFRMDPLAGLRRFIDVRLVVLAVMTVFVGWWGQGQLSIVTVMGTIRAALNGGDFNFLLYDPFSLLIWVVAIVSFVVWGRGLFCGWLCPFGALQEFAHHLGLRLGLRQIEPSERWDRRLKALKYVLLAGLILSVFVAPPALTKTFSEIEPFKTAVTVFFVREWYYVAYAAAWLVLGLFLFKGFCRYVCPLGALMAIGGMLRRRDWIARRAECGSPCQLCRVRCKYGAIEKSGRVAYSECFQCLDCVKIFNDVRQCVPEVLRIKKKRRLAA
- a CDS encoding FAD:protein FMN transferase produces the protein MSVPTRGRRRFLQVAGSVLAAAALPASAPTEPTVRWRGRALGAEVEITLRGPEKPARRALEGSREVLRRMESLFSLYDPASALSRLNRSGRLDRPDAAFLDLLRQADAVVRATGGAFDPSVQPLWRLLAASGGAPDPAALRHATALVGWEAVGFDESAVRLERSGMALTFNGIAQGFATDRVSEALHREGFFHTLVNVGEFRAGGGVWRIGVEDPALGLVAVRPLTRGAIATSSPAALWLKAGEIAHILSPREPTRRARWSTVSVEAATAAQADGYSTAFTMIEEPAVRGILAEVPGLTRALLVAEDGTVRERGLPVGRGEA
- a CDS encoding transporter substrate-binding domain-containing protein codes for the protein MRGGALACAIALVCLLAPTDAALARCEDHVPGPKPQNASRDIVGQSLDEIVERGYIEFAVYEEFPPYSWRDGGKAKGVDIDLGRLVAEFLGVEARFRFVAAAENVDGDLRNYVWKGPLIGGRVSNIMLHVPYNDDLACRNEQVVLTGQYFNEKIAIAYRRDAYPDGDAPTPAYFRFDKVGVENDSIADFYLSSFAGGQLQPNIRRFPTTAEAMVALAQGEVQAVMGRKTQLDFGLTAELAVHAPPLPGFAVGEWTLGVAVRHNYRPLAYSVDDAIRAAVDDGRLAAIFDAHGLSFTPPDW
- the pedF gene encoding cytochrome c-550 PedF; its protein translation is MATPTTKRLRHAIALLVGSMAFSSLVYAHGEVAPQPVNTDALPDIGEELEENPYRDADKEVWLKAVEIGASGYNQNCARCHGLGAVSGGLAPDLRYLEADMDGDEWYMERFLNGYTQGGVTKMPAFGELLGEKAAWAIRTYVETRPDEGALDPFNDRLKQIRDQLGTMNGGADAATVEELRTELLGIAGLIETGSGAPIADSVASQAALLLDGTPHGFKSAADVLTVGLSAAK